One Ahaetulla prasina isolate Xishuangbanna chromosome 10, ASM2864084v1, whole genome shotgun sequence genomic region harbors:
- the LOC131204617 gene encoding serine/threonine-protein kinase 40-like isoform X2: MKRRAPDRGGGETSAKVLCPGISGSSTKRAGPFILGPRLGNSSVPSIVQCLARKDGTDDFYQLKILTLEDKNDHGTETQEERRRGKMLLHTEFSLLSLLHNQDGVVHHHGLFQELPQSQSSSSA; this comes from the exons ATGAAGCGACGAGCCCCCGATAGAGGTGGTGGGGAAACATCAGCCAAGGTCCTCTGCCCAGGGATTTCCGGCAGTAGCACCAAAAGAGCCGGGCCTTTCATTCTTG GCCCACGTTTGGGCAACTCCTCAGTGCCTAGCATTGTTCAGTGCTTGGCAAGAAAGGATGGGACAGACGACTTCTATCAGCTGAAG ATCCTCACCTTGGAGGACAAGAATGATCATGGCACAGAAACCCAAGAGGAACGTCGTCGGGGCAAAATGCTGCTGCACACAgagttctccctcctctctctcctgcaCAATCAGGATGGGGTGGTCCATCATCATGGCCTTTTCCAG GAGCTGCCACAGTCCCAGTCCAGCTCCTCTGCCTGA
- the LOC131204617 gene encoding serine/threonine-protein kinase 40-like isoform X3, producing MKRRAPDRGGGETSAKVLCPGISGSSTKRAGPFILGPRLGNSSVPSIVQCLARKDGTDDFYQLKILTLEDKNDHGTETQEERRRGKMLLHTEFSLLSLLHNQDGVVHHHGLFQSSE from the exons ATGAAGCGACGAGCCCCCGATAGAGGTGGTGGGGAAACATCAGCCAAGGTCCTCTGCCCAGGGATTTCCGGCAGTAGCACCAAAAGAGCCGGGCCTTTCATTCTTG GCCCACGTTTGGGCAACTCCTCAGTGCCTAGCATTGTTCAGTGCTTGGCAAGAAAGGATGGGACAGACGACTTCTATCAGCTGAAG ATCCTCACCTTGGAGGACAAGAATGATCATGGCACAGAAACCCAAGAGGAACGTCGTCGGGGCAAAATGCTGCTGCACACAgagttctccctcctctctctcctgcaCAATCAGGATGGGGTGGTCCATCATCATGGCCTTTTCCAG